The genomic segment aagagGAGCAAAATAACAATATATGAATCAACTCATTGGTTCTGAAACACAGATTTTATTCAAACAAACAATTAAAAATAGTCTGCCAAAATACATAAATCACAGTCAAAGCAGAATTGCATACATTTGTAGAACATTCTTTCTTGTGTTTCTTTTCgggaaaaaaatctaaatgaGCGATAAAAACATCAGAATGATTGTTAAAGTTTTAACAGTGTTTATTGAATTTTTTTGAAGAGGAGGGTTAGGCCATGGTGCATTGGATTCAGCAATGAGTGATTGAAACAAAAGAGATGAGATGTAGTACACACAGTAAAGGGCCCGGGTGTAGATTAATTAACACGATGTAAAGGTTTTCCAGAAGAAGTTCTTGCATCCAGCCTTGCGTTCACGTGGAGACAGTACTGGGCCGGGTGCACGCTCCAGCTCGAGATCCACATCCTCCTGCTCCACGCCATGAGACATGTCATCCAATTCAATCGCCTCGTTCTCTACGTGTGCTAGCTCTGAGAGTAGCTCTACGAGTGTATTCCTGGCAAGCTCCTGAAAATAGATCAAATAAgattaaattgttattttttCTGTTTTGTGGAGACAGAAAATTTCACATTTTAGCAACAAGATCCACTGAaatagaaagaaagaaatcaaCATGCTTTTAAAAAAATGTAGCATACCCATTTAGGAAGGAAATCAGTGTTTGAATGTTTTCTCTTCCCACACATTGCTAGAATAAATAGATGTAGGCTATCCAATCTGCATTATTTCAATTTATTTAAGCTGTCTTCAAATCTATTAAAATGACCTTTCCAATGCTGTTATGCATGAATCGATCACTTAAACCGAGATGTATAAACTACTTTCCCATCATGTACATTTTTTGGGGAAGAACACTTTTCATTAATAAACATTAGGTACTTTTTTACCCATTCTACCGTATGTTCTGACTATGCTACGTAATTGACAGCTAACTACAGCATACCCCAAATTCCAGAGACCTCTTTTGTTCTTATTTTACGTTTTTAATTTTAAAGGTTGATTTAAAATATAGAACAATATACATTTATATTTTGTTAGTTGCTCTGATACATATTATTAAGTGCTGAGGAAATATTGGTATTTCAACCTGTCCTGGCTctaagtagaggagagattgacttcatcactactttgaaaaatattgacatattgaatgcaccgagctgtctgtttaaactactggcacacatgTCAAACACCAATGcaaaccccacaagacatgccaccagaggtgtcttcacagtccccaaatctaGAAAAGACTATTGGAGGCACACAATACTACATAGAGCTACacagaactctattccacatcaagtagcTCACACAAGCAGAAAGATCAGATTGAAAAAATGATAAAAATGCACCTTAAGGGACAGCATAAACTGTGAAGAGACATATACACAGTCATAgacatccatacacacacatatgataacatacgcactatacacacacatggattTGTGTtttagatatgtggtagtagagtagtggcccgAGTGCACACACACTCTAGTGTTGTGAAAAgtaatgtaatgttttttttattgtgtATAAATCcattaattttgctggaccccaggaagagtgccAGCATttaaatggggatccataatacatTCAAATACTTCATTTCTTGGTTGCTTCCCTGTATCATACTAATTTCCTCGATCCATTTCCCTGTGCCTGCCAGTAAAACCAAAGTGTTAACTGTATGGCAACGCATGTGCTTAAATTGACATTTCTAGAAGGTATAGTCGCTAGACTCTAGAGGTAAATCTACTTCAATTGTAGTTTACAGCTGTGCCATCAAACTCACAAAAAAAAATCAGATAATATGGCCACTGCAGCCTGAGATATATGttgtttaagaacaaattctcataaTGAAAGTCTGATTGAAGGTATTTACCTGTTTGCCTGCAGGTGCCATGAGTGACCGTTGGAGCAGCTGGCGGAGTTTGGCATCGGACGGAGCGGCAGAGACGCTGCTGATGGCCAGGGCCAGGGAGAGTAGTGCTAGGGCGCACTGGACACGCGTCGAGAGCATCTTCTTCTGGGTCTCGGGGGAGGCAGAGGATGGATAAAGGTGGTTCAATTGGGCAGACAATCGTTGAGATTGGCTTCTCTTTGAGTTCTGCTGCTCCTGTTGTTCTTGTCCCCCCTCCGAACCTGTCTTTTAAACGGTTCATCTGACGTCAGGTGGTAAAGGGGGGTTTCCTTCTGGTGGGTAAGGTTTGGATATGAGCAATGATTCCACGTGATAATGTTTCCACCGATTAGAGAGTCGTGCGCATCCTTTGAAATAAGGGAATTCATGATCCTGTCATTAGTTGAATATTGTTCGATTAGTGAAAAATGGTTTCATTTGTAGAGACTATCACTTCGTGTGGATCTTATTGAATTTCAGAAAATGTTAAGTTTTATAAAAGTTCAAGAACTTCGTTTAGGGGGGTGTTAAGCAAATGAGATGAACTCAAGGCTCTGGAAAATGGAAAATCAACAACACATCAATCATGAATAGGCTACAATGTGTCAAACTTGGCCTCAACTTTAATGATTATAACAAAACGTGTCTGAACGTCACTCATGCCTGAACTGTTATCGTTCTTCATAAATACACCTGTTGTAATGTTTAACATATTGTTTCTTCACATAGGACATATATGTATCCAATTAAGAGGACACTTATATTCAAAACACTTCTCATATAGGTATTCACTCACTAATTCACATCATTATGCACGCCTGCAATGGTGGTGATGACCCTTTTGCATTTACAACAATTAAATTATTATCATACAAAATATCAGTATGAATATCTCCATATGAGACAAATATGCCTACATTTGGAATAAAACTAGGGAAGCAGCAAGTGGATTTCACTTAAAGCCTGCAGTTTCATATATTATATAAAAGGGGCACTTTTATTTGAAATATGGATTACATTTTTCTTTATTTCATTCATTTTTTGGCACACACTTACAAGAAAAGACTCATGTTGACGTGCAATGGATGTGGAGTGTGTTTCGTAGATGAGTTCTTCTGAAGACCTGTGGAATCCTCAGAATAGCCTAGTATCCCACTCACTTCCTTTCATTTAAAACTGTAGCACACTTGCTCTCCAACAAAATATCCCTTTTTATAGTCACATACTGTCACGATAGTTTGAAATTTCATGGACATTTTATATAACACAAATCCTGGTGTAATATTTGTTTGCCAGCCGCATGAGCTTCCCGATGTCTTGCCTGCATGGGTAAAGCGTCATAGGTACGCAATAGGCTCTATTTTTAGCATTTACTTTCTAAGCCATTGTAATAAGACTTCTAAAGAAGACAGACTGCTAAATagataatcaaatggctacccagactacccACATTTACCCTTTTTTTACACTAAGTCTATTGACTTTATGCACACATACTGGAttctacccacacattcacacatacttacactgataccccaacacacacacacacacacacacacacacacacacacacacacacacacacacacacacacacacacacacacacacacacacacacacacacacacacacacacacacacacacacacacacacatacacaccacaatttcacactcaccacatacGCTGCTACTAATCACTTTTACCActacctgtcacgttctgaccatagttcttttgtgttttccttgttttagtgttggtcaggacgtgagctgggtgggcattctatgttgtgtgtctggtttgtctatttctatgtttggcctgatatcgttctcaatcagaggcaggtgttagtcattgtctctgattgggaaccatatttaggtagcctgttttgtgttgggatttgtgggtggttgtttcctgtctttgtgttttatgcaccattcaggactgtttcggttttcacatttattgttttgtatcctGTTCATGTTTGAGTTACCTTATTAAATTAACATGAACTCCAaccatgctgcgttttggtccgcctctccttcccagtaagaaagccgttacactacctaaatgtacagtacatagctacctcaattacctcatataCCTGCacaactatactatgaaacaaatataaatgatataaagaatgatagtaaaaagctttggagcacctcaaattacattttgggggaaaaaaggtcaactcagctccatcattcattgaatcagatggctcatacATCACAAAatccactgatattgccaaccaCTAAGGATTTTTTCATTGGCAATATTAGAAatcttaggcatgacatgccagcaacaaacgctgacactacacatccaagtatatcggaccaaattatgaaagacaagaatgaATACTTTTGAATTGCGTAAAGTCAGTGTAGAAGcggtgacattttttgttgttgtttattaacaatgacaagccaccggagTCTGACAATCTGTATGAAAAATTACCGAGGGTCACagcagacgatattgccacaccttcaatttaagcctactaaaaaatgtgtgccctcaggcctggagggaagctaaagtagTTCCGCTACCCAAGAAGAGTAAAGTCTCCTTTACTGGCacaaatactgaacaaaaaaatttGTTTGACAAGATACAATGCTacttcacagtaaacaaattaacaaaatTATTTCAcaatgcttatagggaaggacactcaacaagcacagcacctacacaaatgactgatgattggctgagagaaattgatgatacaaTGATTGTGGGGTTGTCTTGATGATAGACTTCAATGCAGTAGTGATGTAGTCGATCATAGTCTGCTACTGGAAAAacttatgtgttatggctttacaccccctgctataatgtggataaagagttacttgtctaacagaacagagggtgttctttaatggaagcctctcaaaaaTACTcaaggtagaatcaggaattccccaaggtagctgtttaggccccttgcttttttcaatctttactaatgagaGTATGTATGACAGAGTGtgtatgtatgcggatgactcaacactatacacatcagctactacagcgactgaaatgactgcaacacttaacaaagagttacagttagtttcagagtgggtggcaaggaaaaaTGTAGCAtgaatatttctaaaactaaaagcattttatttgggacaaatcattcactaaaaccTAAACCTCAACTATATATTGTAATAagtcatgtggaaattgagcaacttgagatgactaaactgcctGATGTAatcctggattgtaaactgtcatgatcAAAACATATTGAAAAAACAGATGGggataataaagcactgctctaccttcttaacaacattatcaacaaggcaggtcctacaggccctagttttgtcacaccttgactgctgttcagtcgtgtggtcaggtgccacaaaaaatcacttaggaaaattgcaattgtctCAGGaaagggcagcacggctggcccttggatcaacacagagagctaacattaataatatgcatgtcaatctctcctggctcaaagtggaggagttcatcactacttgtatttatgagaatTTTCCTAAGTCACATGTTGAATGCATCGAGCTGTCTGtatgaactactggcacacagcttggacacccgTGCATTCCATGCAACAAGTCCTCAGTACAGAACAAACTATGGGAGGTgcatagtactacatagagcaATGATTACATGgaacatcaagtaactgatgcaagcagtaaaatgagattttttaaaaacggattcaaaaaacaccttatggaacagcggggactgtgaagcaacacaaacataggcacagacacacgcatacaaacacacactgtaacagatgtcgtctggagatagagaggaggaccaaggtgcagcgtggtaagtgttcatgtcttTTTAATAACCAAACGGAACACTGGAACaaacaataaacgatgtgaacaaaatgaaacagtaccgtgtggcccaaacaatcacacggaaacaaacacccacaaaccaaaagtgaaacccaggctacctaagtatgattctcaatcagggacaacaattgacagctgcctctgattgagaaccatactaggctgaactcaaaaaccgacatagaaaaacaaacatagactgcccaccccaactcatgccctgaccaaactaaaacaaagacaaaaaaaaggaactaaggtcagaacgtgacacacacacacgataacatatgcactacacatggatttagtactgtagatatgtggtagtggtggagtaggggcctgagggcacacagtgtgttgtaaaatctgtgaatgtattgtaatatttttaaaattgtataaactgccttaattttgctggacaccAGGAATAGCAGCTGCTGTCATGgctccacaataaatacaaatgcAATTACATATCAGAAGAAAAAACATTATGATACATTTGTGTGTCAAAATAGGAATATTCCAATATATGTAAATGTATGTTTTTACTGTTTATATGCTCGCAATACCTGTCAAATGACATGTACTGAATAATATTATTATATAGTAAAGATATTGAAGATAACAGGCAGACAGTAAGTACTGATACGAAAATGAAAATATTTTTCTATTTGCACAGACAAAAAAATCCCATAGCAATATTTCTCCATTGTCAATACTCACTAGCTAAATTGCATTCTTTTAATGGGAAACTCAACTGCCTGGTAGTGTAATGagtgcgtactggcggcagagaagtcaggcgcaggggAGCAAAGACTGTTACAATGGTGCAGTTTAATAATATAATCACtgtgaacaaaaacaataaatataTACAATGGGACAAAAGTCCTTCGCACGCCAGACAAACGTGCAcaaacacttacaataaacaattccggacaaggacatgggggaaacagagggttaaatacacagcaTGTAATtatggaattggaaccaggtgtgtgggaagacaagacaaaacaaaaggaaaatgaaaggtggatcggtgatggctagaaggccagCGACACCGACCGCCGAACGCTGCCCGAaaaaggagagggaccgacttcggcggaagtcatgacagGCAGAGCATATTTTTTTCAGAGTTCCTAAAATTATAAAACAACTGATTGAATTCTTCCAAGTCTTGTAATTGCCCATTTTATGGACAATTAGAACTGAAGATGTGTGAATAAAGGAGATGTTCACTCAAAATCCAGAAACTCCCAAGTGATTCCATACATTGAAACTAACTGCCTGTAAAAGGGTTAATCATTTTAGGACTGATCTTTTACTTGTCCGAAAGCTCAAATAGCTTTATAGAAATAAGACATGAACTGTACACAATTGGCCAAATAGGTGACTGAAAATTGCGTTATTGTGTTATAATGATGCAAGAAACCCCTTTGCAAAATTGTattcattatcattattattagcaTACAGAGAATCATACAAAAATTAATGCTATATTCTGCCTATAGGCTTATTTGCATATTCAAGCATGTCTCGAAATAGGACATTGCCCCTTTCAGGTAAAAAAAAGCTCTTTATTTGACTTGCTTTTCAACAACAGTAAGATatgtacactactggtcaaaagttttagaatacctaatcattcaagggtttttctttatttgtactattttctacattgtagaataatagtgaagacatcaaaactatgaaataacacatatgtaataaccaaaaaagtgttcaacaaatcaaaaaaatatatatatttgagattcttcaaatagccaccctttagCCTCCCGGTGGCCTTTATCACGTTTTGGGGAAGTTCCAGATGCAGtccgtgtcgaagtaacaaaagtttattactagaacGACAGGTAGAT from the Oncorhynchus keta strain PuntledgeMale-10-30-2019 chromosome 33, Oket_V2, whole genome shotgun sequence genome contains:
- the LOC118365853 gene encoding somatostatin-1A-like; this encodes MLSTRVQCALALLSLALAISSVSAAPSDAKLRQLLQRSLMAPAGKQELARNTLVELLSELAHVENEAIELDDMSHGVEQEDVDLELERAPGPVLSPRERKAGCKNFFWKTFTSC